One segment of Thermosynechococcus sp. HN-54 DNA contains the following:
- the ndhI gene encoding NAD(P)H-quinone oxidoreductase subunit I — protein sequence MKFLNQITNYAKEAVQSAKYIGQGLSVTFDHMRRRPVTVQYPYEKLIPSERFRGRIHFEFDKCISCEVCVRVCPINLPVVDWVFNKEIKKKELKHYSIDFGVCIFCANCVEYCPTNCLSVTEEYELATYDRHELNYDSVAMGRIPYKVTQDPMVTPIREFAYLPAGVMSGHDLPAGAQRAGERPEAIANTAELSEN from the coding sequence ATGAAATTCCTCAATCAGATTACCAACTATGCCAAAGAGGCAGTGCAGTCCGCTAAGTACATTGGTCAAGGCCTCTCCGTTACCTTTGATCACATGCGGCGGCGGCCCGTGACGGTGCAGTATCCCTACGAAAAACTCATTCCTTCGGAACGGTTTCGGGGACGGATTCACTTTGAGTTTGACAAGTGCATTTCCTGTGAAGTGTGCGTGCGCGTCTGCCCCATTAACCTGCCCGTGGTGGATTGGGTCTTCAACAAAGAGATCAAGAAGAAAGAACTGAAGCACTACAGCATTGACTTCGGTGTGTGCATCTTCTGTGCCAACTGTGTGGAATACTGCCCCACCAATTGCCTCTCGGTAACAGAGGAATACGAGCTGGCCACCTACGATCGCCATGAGCTGAACTACGACAGTGTGGCAATGGGACGCATTCCCTACAAAGTGACCCAAGACCCGATGGTGACACCAATCCGCGAGTTTGCCTACCTGCCGGCGGGGGTAATGTCTGGCCATGATTTGCCTGCGGGTGCCCAACGGGCCGGAGAGCGTCCAGAGGCGATCGCCAACACTGCTGAATTATCTGAGAACTAG
- a CDS encoding UDP-glucuronic acid decarboxylase family protein, whose protein sequence is MRILVTGGAGFIGSHLVDRLMEAGHEVICLDNFFTGTKRNILRWMGHPNFELIRHDVTDPIRLEVDQIYHLACPASPVHYQYNPVKTIKTNVMGTLHMLGLAKRVKARFLLASTSEVYGDPLVHPQSESYWGNVNPIGIRSCYDEGKRVAETLTFDYHRQNNVDVRVARIFNTYGPKMQVNDGRVVSNFIVQALQSIPLTVYGDGSQTRSFCYVSDLVEGLIRLMNSDHIGPVNLGNPDEYTVLELAQKIQALINPGVEIQFKPLPSDDPQRRRPDITLAQTVLGWQPTVPLLEGLQRTIPDFAERLGVPYTPMMVEV, encoded by the coding sequence ATGCGTATTCTGGTTACTGGCGGCGCTGGTTTTATTGGTTCCCATCTAGTTGATCGGCTGATGGAAGCGGGTCATGAGGTCATTTGCCTAGACAACTTCTTCACTGGTACAAAGCGCAACATTCTACGCTGGATGGGTCATCCGAATTTTGAGCTAATCCGCCATGATGTCACCGATCCGATTCGCCTTGAGGTGGATCAAATCTATCACTTGGCCTGCCCCGCCTCGCCAGTTCACTACCAGTACAACCCCGTGAAAACGATTAAAACCAATGTCATGGGCACCCTCCACATGCTGGGGTTGGCCAAACGTGTGAAGGCACGGTTTCTCCTTGCTTCCACCTCAGAAGTCTATGGTGACCCGTTGGTGCATCCTCAATCTGAGTCCTACTGGGGGAATGTCAACCCGATTGGTATCCGCTCTTGCTACGACGAAGGGAAGCGGGTGGCAGAAACTCTCACCTTTGACTACCACCGCCAAAACAATGTAGATGTGCGGGTGGCACGGATTTTTAATACCTATGGCCCGAAAATGCAGGTCAACGATGGCCGCGTAGTCAGCAATTTTATTGTCCAAGCCTTGCAGAGCATTCCCCTCACCGTTTATGGGGACGGCTCCCAAACCCGTAGTTTTTGCTATGTCAGCGATTTGGTGGAAGGGCTGATTCGGCTGATGAATAGCGATCACATTGGCCCTGTGAACCTTGGCAACCCTGATGAATACACCGTGCTGGAGCTAGCCCAAAAAATCCAAGCCCTGATTAATCCGGGGGTGGAAATTCAGTTTAAGCCCCTGCCCAGTGATGACCCCCAGCGCCGTCGTCCCGACATTACCCTTGCACAAACCGTGTTGGGCTGGCAACCGACGGTTCCCCTGCTAGAGGGGCTGCAGCGGACGATTCCTGATTTTGCGGAGCGGTTGGGCGTCCCCTATACGCCTATGATGGTGGAAGTTTAG
- a CDS encoding E3 ubiquitin ligase family protein translates to MGVVGGLLLIAAIVLFFVQRHYRLKLRSLKLATPATTADLHHLQQQVAEEIGGGNLREYVKVSGQIVVDQPLISELRQVPCVHYRMCVSREYEEQVRETDSEGRTRWRTERRSDTISSNSQTIPFRVRDRYGEIEVDARGADIETIQVLDEFRPANTAGRLTFGSFQVNLGTLAFGSGNTIGYRYQEWILPVDRQVLVVGTASDQTGTLRIERPTAKGQKFFVSLKSEDSLSQDTSNAVLYSTIGAAACGGLGILLILVGLL, encoded by the coding sequence ATGGGCGTTGTTGGTGGCCTTTTGCTGATAGCAGCGATCGTCCTCTTTTTTGTGCAGCGCCACTATCGCCTAAAGCTCCGCAGCCTGAAGCTGGCCACACCCGCGACAACGGCAGATTTGCATCATCTGCAACAGCAAGTGGCTGAGGAAATTGGTGGCGGCAACCTGCGGGAATATGTCAAGGTCTCTGGCCAGATTGTTGTGGATCAGCCGTTGATCTCGGAGTTGAGGCAAGTGCCCTGTGTCCACTACCGCATGTGTGTCAGCCGCGAATATGAAGAGCAGGTGCGCGAAACCGATAGTGAAGGCCGCACCCGCTGGCGCACCGAACGGCGCTCCGACACGATTAGCAGCAATAGCCAGACCATTCCCTTCCGTGTGCGCGATCGCTACGGTGAAATCGAGGTGGATGCCCGTGGGGCGGATATTGAAACCATCCAAGTGCTGGATGAATTTCGCCCCGCCAATACCGCTGGCCGCTTGACCTTTGGCAGTTTTCAAGTGAATCTCGGTACTCTCGCCTTTGGCAGTGGTAATACCATTGGTTATCGCTACCAAGAGTGGATTTTGCCCGTGGATCGGCAGGTGCTTGTTGTCGGCACCGCCAGTGATCAGACGGGAACGCTGCGTATTGAACGTCCCACTGCTAAAGGGCAAAAGTTCTTTGTCTCCCTGAAATCCGAAGACAGCCTCAGTCAAGACACTAGCAATGCCGTGCTCTATTCAACCATTGGCGCTGCCGCCTGTGGGGGGTTGGGGATCTTGTTGATCTTGGTGGGGTTGCTGTAG
- a CDS encoding dihydroorotase produces MRLEGDRITEVAETVTVHPEDTIIDATGLTLLPGVIDPQVHFREPGLEHKEDLFTASCACAKGGVTSFLEMPNTRPLTIDQASLDDKLARAAAKCVVNYGFFIGATKDNLAVLNTVHPVCGIKIFMGSMHGPLLVDEEPILDRIFSDGKRLIAVHAEDQGRIRARREQFAGISDVAVHSQIQDEIAALNATQLAVKLSRKYERRLHILHLSTGIEVDFLREHKLPWITVEVTPQHLLLTTDAYGKIGSLAQMNPPLRTAVDNEKLWQGLLEGVIDFIATDHAPHTLEEKAQPYPQSPSGMPGVETSLPLMLTQAMAGRCTVPQVARWMSTAVAAAYEIPNKGKIAPGYDADLVLVDLQTYRPVRREELLTKCGWSPFEGWSLTGWPVYTFVNGEIVFSQGRVNTDVRGRALKFGLG; encoded by the coding sequence GTGCGCCTTGAGGGCGATCGCATTACCGAAGTGGCAGAAACCGTCACTGTCCACCCAGAGGATACGATTATTGATGCAACGGGCTTAACGCTACTGCCGGGGGTGATTGACCCCCAAGTGCATTTTCGCGAACCGGGCTTAGAGCACAAAGAGGATCTATTTACCGCCAGTTGTGCCTGTGCCAAGGGGGGAGTCACTAGTTTTTTAGAAATGCCCAATACCCGTCCCCTGACGATTGATCAGGCCAGCTTAGACGATAAACTCGCCCGCGCTGCTGCCAAATGTGTCGTTAACTATGGCTTTTTCATTGGCGCTACTAAGGATAACCTTGCCGTCCTCAATACCGTCCACCCCGTCTGTGGCATCAAGATTTTCATGGGGTCAATGCACGGCCCGCTACTAGTAGATGAGGAGCCAATTTTAGACCGTATCTTTAGTGATGGCAAACGCCTCATTGCTGTCCATGCCGAAGATCAGGGGCGTATCCGTGCCCGTCGTGAACAATTCGCCGGCATCAGCGATGTAGCCGTACACTCGCAAATTCAAGATGAAATTGCTGCCCTCAACGCCACCCAGTTAGCAGTGAAGCTCTCCCGTAAATACGAACGCCGCCTGCACATTCTCCATCTCTCCACAGGGATTGAAGTGGACTTTCTGCGCGAGCACAAACTTCCTTGGATAACGGTGGAAGTCACCCCCCAACACTTGTTGCTGACAACAGATGCCTATGGGAAGATTGGCTCCCTAGCGCAAATGAACCCACCCCTGCGCACAGCAGTAGATAATGAAAAACTCTGGCAGGGACTATTGGAGGGGGTGATTGACTTTATTGCCACCGATCATGCCCCCCACACCCTAGAGGAAAAGGCGCAGCCCTATCCCCAAAGCCCTTCGGGTATGCCGGGGGTGGAAACCTCTTTGCCCCTGATGTTGACCCAAGCAATGGCCGGTCGCTGTACTGTGCCCCAAGTGGCGCGCTGGATGTCCACTGCCGTTGCTGCGGCCTACGAAATTCCCAATAAAGGGAAAATTGCCCCCGGTTACGATGCGGATCTGGTGCTCGTGGATTTGCAGACCTATCGCCCAGTGCGCCGTGAGGAATTGCTCACCAAATGCGGATGGAGTCCCTTTGAGGGCTGGTCATTGACGGGGTGGCCAGTTTACACCTTTGTGAATGGTGAGATTGTTTTTAGCCAAGGGCGGGTGAATACCGATGTGCGCGGGCGTGCCCTTAAGTTTGGCTTGGGCTAG
- a CDS encoding ribonuclease HII produces the protein MEPPSLIYEQAYWQQGYYRVVGVDEVGRGCLAGPVVAAAVILPVDCMPLPEVHDSKQLSARQRSRLFGQICNQAIAIGIGSASVAEIDQVNILQATYRAMARALARVAPWDHALIDGKLTKTAPFEKVTAIIGGDRHSYSIACASIIAKVRRDRFMARLARRYPQYGWERNAGYGTPQHRQALEQCGLTPWHRRSFLKSLLHPDPHLCNAITGE, from the coding sequence ATGGAACCGCCCAGCCTGATCTATGAGCAGGCCTACTGGCAACAGGGCTATTATCGCGTGGTCGGTGTGGATGAAGTGGGTCGGGGTTGTTTGGCAGGGCCAGTGGTGGCCGCAGCCGTAATTTTGCCTGTGGACTGTATGCCTCTTCCAGAGGTGCACGACTCCAAGCAGTTGAGTGCCCGCCAGCGATCGCGCCTCTTTGGGCAGATTTGTAACCAAGCGATCGCCATTGGCATTGGTAGTGCCAGTGTGGCGGAAATTGATCAGGTGAATATCCTGCAAGCCACCTATCGAGCGATGGCGCGTGCCCTAGCGCGGGTTGCCCCTTGGGATCATGCCCTAATTGACGGCAAGCTAACAAAAACAGCACCCTTTGAAAAGGTAACGGCAATTATCGGGGGCGATCGCCACAGCTACAGTATTGCCTGTGCCTCGATTATTGCCAAAGTACGGCGCGATCGCTTCATGGCGCGTTTGGCTCGCCGCTATCCCCAGTACGGCTGGGAACGCAATGCGGGCTATGGCACCCCCCAACACCGTCAAGCCCTTGAGCAGTGTGGCCTTACCCCTTGGCATCGGCGATCGTTCTTGAAATCCTTGCTTCATCCTGACCCACACTTGTGTAATGCCATCACAGGAGAGTAG
- the pheT gene encoding phenylalanine--tRNA ligase subunit beta, translated as MRVSLRWLRELVAVDLDVTTLADRLTMAGFEVEEIEDRRTWAEGVVVGHILACEPHPNAQKLRVCQVDVGEREPRTIVCGAPNAAAGLYVPVALPGAYLAKIDLKIRPAKLRGVKSEGMICSLAELGLARESEGIHTFADSVTVGEDVRPLLGLDDVILHLTSTANRADALSMVGIAREVAALTGAPLTLPTPLGIAPKKSRGKAPVRLAIADSQACPAYCGTLITNVRIAPSPDWLQQRLEAAGLRAINNVVDITNYILLKWGQPLHAFDWDRLQAVASQTPVSVGVRFAKAGETLKTLDGEERVLSPDNLLITAGDVPVALAGVMGGEETEVHNATQNVFLEAALFASPVIRRSARAQGLRTEASARYERGVNPAELEAATAEAISLLTEIAQGTVTYTTLADQRPPLERTLTLRLEQVHRLLGAVVSQDEDSDELAYLDAETVEELLSRLGFHMTRQETFEDELVVWSVRVPPYRFRDIEREVDLIEEIARLYGYDRFEETLPAQAELGALPLELTLLRELRAAFRGAGLTELMHYSWVKGGQPNQVTVVNPLVSEFSSLRTDLITGLVQAFRYNQEQGNPPLNGFEIGRVFGQDEEGLWESDRLGGIIGGDPWQGKWVRRSQQAQPLTWYEAKGILESVFQRFGLNVEYQSDRQDERLHPGRTAALCLSGERLGIFGQLHPQYAATLDLPAAVYVFELDLEVLLSRLEERYRQITFQPFSTYPASDRDLAFFAPAELTVAELSRTIWKAAGGQSSLLESVEVFDEYSGTGVPAGQRSLAFRLTYRASDRTLTEAEVNELHQRIRDSLVEKYAVTLRS; from the coding sequence ATGCGGGTTTCCCTTCGCTGGCTACGGGAATTAGTGGCTGTTGATCTCGATGTGACGACTTTGGCCGATCGCCTGACGATGGCGGGATTTGAAGTCGAAGAAATTGAAGATCGGCGCACATGGGCGGAAGGGGTTGTGGTGGGTCATATTTTGGCCTGTGAACCCCATCCCAATGCGCAAAAATTACGGGTCTGCCAAGTGGATGTGGGAGAAAGGGAACCCCGCACGATTGTCTGTGGGGCACCCAATGCCGCAGCAGGGCTGTATGTACCCGTGGCGCTACCGGGGGCATATTTGGCAAAAATTGATCTAAAAATTCGGCCGGCAAAACTGCGGGGGGTGAAGTCTGAGGGCATGATTTGCTCTCTTGCTGAATTGGGTCTGGCCAGAGAATCCGAGGGCATTCACACATTCGCTGATTCAGTAACCGTAGGGGAAGATGTACGTCCTCTCCTCGGCTTAGATGATGTGATTTTGCACCTGACCTCAACGGCTAACCGCGCCGATGCCCTGAGTATGGTGGGCATTGCCCGTGAAGTGGCGGCCTTAACCGGTGCCCCTCTGACCCTACCTACGCCACTTGGGATCGCCCCCAAAAAGTCCCGTGGGAAGGCGCCTGTACGGCTAGCGATCGCCGACTCCCAAGCCTGCCCTGCCTACTGTGGCACATTGATCACCAATGTCCGGATTGCCCCTTCGCCCGATTGGCTCCAGCAACGCTTAGAGGCTGCGGGTTTGCGTGCCATCAATAATGTGGTGGACATTACCAACTACATTCTCCTGAAGTGGGGTCAGCCCCTCCATGCCTTTGACTGGGATCGCCTGCAAGCTGTTGCCTCACAAACCCCTGTCAGCGTAGGGGTGCGCTTTGCCAAGGCGGGGGAAACGCTGAAAACCTTGGATGGCGAGGAGCGAGTCCTAAGTCCGGACAATCTGCTGATTACTGCTGGTGACGTGCCCGTTGCCCTTGCCGGGGTGATGGGGGGTGAAGAGACAGAGGTACACAATGCCACTCAAAACGTTTTTCTTGAAGCCGCCCTCTTTGCCAGTCCGGTGATTCGGCGATCGGCTCGCGCCCAAGGACTGCGCACGGAAGCGTCAGCTCGCTACGAACGGGGGGTAAACCCTGCGGAACTAGAGGCGGCTACCGCGGAAGCGATCTCCCTATTGACCGAAATTGCCCAAGGCACAGTGACCTACACCACGTTGGCGGATCAGCGTCCTCCCCTTGAGCGCACCCTGACGCTGCGACTGGAACAAGTGCATCGGCTGTTGGGGGCAGTGGTGTCTCAGGATGAAGACAGCGACGAACTGGCCTATTTGGATGCAGAGACCGTTGAAGAGTTGCTGAGTCGCCTTGGCTTTCACATGACCCGTCAAGAGACCTTTGAGGATGAGTTGGTCGTTTGGTCGGTGCGGGTGCCCCCCTACCGCTTTCGGGATATTGAGCGGGAGGTGGATCTGATTGAGGAGATTGCGCGGCTCTACGGTTACGATCGCTTTGAGGAAACATTGCCCGCACAAGCGGAGTTGGGGGCATTGCCGCTGGAACTCACCCTGTTGCGGGAGCTACGGGCAGCCTTTCGCGGGGCGGGTCTGACGGAATTGATGCACTATTCATGGGTAAAAGGTGGTCAACCCAACCAAGTCACTGTGGTGAATCCACTGGTGTCCGAGTTTTCTTCACTGCGGACGGATCTCATCACGGGTCTCGTCCAAGCGTTTCGCTACAACCAAGAACAGGGCAATCCGCCTCTCAATGGTTTTGAAATTGGCCGTGTCTTTGGTCAGGATGAGGAAGGTCTCTGGGAAAGCGATCGCCTTGGGGGCATCATTGGGGGCGATCCGTGGCAAGGCAAGTGGGTGCGCCGCTCTCAGCAAGCCCAACCCCTCACGTGGTATGAAGCCAAGGGAATTCTTGAGAGTGTCTTTCAGCGATTTGGGTTGAATGTGGAATATCAGAGCGATCGCCAAGATGAACGCCTGCATCCGGGGCGAACAGCGGCTCTTTGCTTAAGTGGAGAACGCCTTGGCATCTTTGGCCAGTTACACCCGCAGTATGCGGCTACTCTTGACCTTCCTGCTGCCGTTTATGTCTTTGAACTGGATTTGGAGGTGCTCCTGAGTCGCCTAGAGGAACGCTATCGCCAAATTACCTTTCAACCCTTTTCAACCTATCCTGCCAGCGATCGCGACCTTGCCTTTTTTGCGCCGGCAGAGCTGACGGTGGCTGAACTGAGTCGCACGATTTGGAAAGCTGCGGGTGGTCAATCCTCCCTGCTAGAGAGCGTGGAAGTCTTTGATGAGTACAGTGGCACAGGGGTACCCGCAGGACAGCGCAGTTTAGCCTTTCGACTGACGTACCGCGCCAGCGATCGCACCCTCACCGAGGCAGAAGTCAACGAATTGCATCAGCGCATCCGCGACAGCCTTGTGGAAAAATATGCCGTTACCCTCCGTAGCTAA
- the bioB gene encoding biotin synthase BioB, translating into MSTALTTDWQSLADLALADECLSRDQARAVLQAPDTELLNQLAAAYRVRYHYWGNRVRLHYLLNAQSGLCPEDCHYCSQSKISTAEIEKYPLLSQEKILAAADRAAQLKAGTFCMVISGRSPNEKVFEQVLAAIRAVKERYPLKICACLGLLTAEQTARLAAAGVDRVNHNLNTSENYYSEICTTHTFGDRDQTLANVQAAGITTCSGGILGMGESDDDVIDLALSLRQRQVTSVPVNFLIPIPGTPLGTQHSLNPRHCLRILVLFRLLLPRQEIRIAGGREVHLRSLQPLGLYAANSIFVGDYLTTPGQAPHQDWQMIADAGFVLEDPEGRAIAP; encoded by the coding sequence ATGAGTACAGCCTTGACTACCGATTGGCAGAGCCTTGCCGATTTAGCCCTCGCCGATGAATGCCTCAGCCGCGATCAAGCCCGTGCAGTGCTTCAGGCTCCGGATACTGAACTGCTGAATCAACTGGCGGCGGCCTACCGAGTGCGCTACCATTACTGGGGCAATCGGGTACGGTTGCACTATCTCCTCAATGCCCAGAGTGGTCTTTGCCCTGAGGATTGCCACTACTGCTCCCAATCGAAAATCTCGACCGCTGAGATTGAAAAGTATCCCCTACTCTCCCAAGAAAAAATTCTGGCCGCCGCCGATCGCGCTGCTCAACTCAAGGCCGGGACGTTTTGTATGGTCATTTCCGGGCGATCGCCCAATGAAAAGGTCTTTGAGCAGGTGCTTGCTGCTATCCGGGCGGTTAAGGAGCGCTATCCCCTGAAAATCTGTGCCTGCTTGGGCTTACTGACGGCTGAACAAACAGCACGCCTTGCTGCGGCGGGGGTGGATCGCGTCAACCACAACCTTAACACCTCAGAAAATTATTACAGCGAAATTTGCACCACTCACACCTTTGGCGATCGCGACCAAACCTTAGCCAATGTCCAAGCCGCGGGAATCACAACCTGTTCTGGGGGCATCTTGGGTATGGGGGAATCCGATGACGATGTGATTGATCTTGCCCTCTCGCTGCGGCAGCGTCAGGTCACCAGTGTGCCGGTGAACTTTTTGATTCCCATTCCGGGGACACCCCTTGGAACACAGCACAGCCTCAATCCTCGCCACTGTTTACGCATTCTCGTGCTATTTCGTCTGCTCTTGCCGCGTCAGGAGATCCGCATTGCCGGTGGTCGCGAAGTGCACCTGCGATCGCTCCAACCCCTGGGCCTCTATGCCGCCAACTCCATTTTTGTTGGTGATTATCTGACCACCCCTGGGCAAGCTCCCCACCAAGACTGGCAAATGATTGCCGATGCCGGCTTTGTCCTCGAAGACCCTGAGGGGCGGGCGATCGCCCCATAA
- a CDS encoding UDP-glucose/GDP-mannose dehydrogenase family protein, whose product MRVCVIGTGYVGLVTGVCLAHIGHEVLCIDNNTDKVKLLQQGESPIYEPGLAELLRSCIASGHIAFSSDLGAGVEFGDVLFIAVGTPALPNGETDTRYVEAVARGIGAHLHLGYKVIVNKSTVPIGSGDWVRMIILDGVVEREPDLADAIKAGATHPPLDFDVVSNPEFLREGSAVYDTFNPDRIVLGSSSRKAIQIMQELYAPIIERKYAADPTLPPVPVLVTDLSSAEMIKYAANAFLATKISFINEIANICDRVGADVVQVAKGIGLDSRIGEKFLQAGLGWGGSCFPKDVSALIHTAEDYGYDAQLLKAAVQVNQRQRFVVIEKLQQVLKILKGKTIGLLGLTFKPNTDDLRDAPALNLIEELHRLGAKVKAYDPLVSQSGLRSGLSHVIVETDLLHLADGCDALVLVTDWPQFQQVDYGELAKVMHQPVIIDGRNFLDRKGLESLGFRYAGIGH is encoded by the coding sequence ATGCGGGTGTGTGTAATTGGCACCGGCTATGTGGGCTTGGTCACGGGAGTGTGCTTGGCACATATTGGCCATGAGGTACTTTGCATTGACAACAATACAGATAAGGTGAAGCTCCTCCAACAGGGGGAATCCCCCATTTATGAACCCGGCCTTGCGGAGTTGCTACGCAGTTGTATTGCCAGTGGCCACATTGCGTTTAGCAGTGACCTTGGTGCTGGGGTGGAGTTTGGTGACGTCCTCTTTATTGCTGTTGGTACACCCGCCTTGCCCAATGGTGAAACCGATACCCGTTATGTAGAGGCGGTTGCTCGTGGTATTGGTGCCCATCTGCATTTGGGGTACAAAGTCATTGTCAACAAATCCACCGTGCCGATTGGTTCAGGGGACTGGGTGCGGATGATTATTCTCGATGGTGTGGTGGAGCGAGAACCGGATTTGGCGGATGCCATCAAAGCAGGGGCAACCCACCCCCCCTTGGATTTTGATGTGGTCAGCAACCCTGAATTTCTGCGGGAAGGCTCCGCTGTCTATGACACGTTTAATCCCGATCGCATTGTCTTGGGCAGCAGTAGCCGCAAAGCGATTCAAATCATGCAGGAACTCTATGCGCCGATCATTGAGCGCAAGTATGCGGCTGATCCCACCTTGCCCCCCGTGCCTGTCTTGGTGACGGATCTCAGTTCGGCAGAAATGATTAAGTACGCTGCTAATGCCTTTTTGGCAACAAAAATTAGCTTTATTAATGAAATTGCCAATATTTGCGATCGCGTGGGGGCGGATGTGGTGCAAGTGGCCAAGGGGATTGGTTTAGATTCCCGCATTGGCGAGAAGTTTCTGCAAGCGGGCTTGGGCTGGGGTGGTTCCTGTTTTCCCAAGGATGTTTCGGCGCTCATCCACACGGCCGAAGACTACGGCTACGATGCCCAGTTGCTCAAAGCAGCGGTGCAGGTCAACCAACGCCAACGCTTTGTTGTCATTGAAAAACTGCAACAGGTGCTAAAAATCCTCAAAGGTAAAACGATTGGCCTTTTGGGGTTAACGTTTAAGCCCAACACCGATGATCTGCGGGATGCCCCTGCCCTTAATCTGATCGAGGAACTGCATCGCTTGGGTGCCAAGGTCAAAGCCTATGACCCCCTCGTATCCCAGTCGGGTCTGCGATCGGGCCTCTCCCATGTGATTGTGGAAACGGATTTGCTACACCTCGCCGATGGCTGTGATGCTCTAGTGTTGGTGACCGACTGGCCGCAGTTCCAACAGGTGGATTATGGGGAATTGGCCAAGGTGATGCACCAACCTGTGATCATTGACGGCCGCAACTTCTTGGATCGCAAGGGGCTAGAGTCACTAGGCTTCCGCTATGCGGGGATTGGCCATTAA
- the nuoH gene encoding NADH-quinone oxidoreductase subunit NuoH, with amino-acid sequence MESGIDLQGQFISALESLGLSHDLAKLLWLPLPMLMMLIVATVGVLVAVWLERKISAAVQQRIGPEYIGPLGILAPLADGLKLIFKEDVLPANTDRWLFTLGPAVVVIPVFLSYVIVPFGQNLLISNLAMGVFLWIALSSIAPIGLLMSGYASNNKYSLLGGLRAAAQSISYEIPLALAVLAVAMMSNGLGTVEIVEQQSEYGILSWNVWRQPIGFLIFWIAALAECERLPFDLPEAEEELVAGYQTEYAGMKFALFYLGAYVNLVLSALLVSVLYFGGWSFPIPLETIANLLGVSESNPFLQIAFAVLGITMTLIKAYFFVFLAILLRWTVPRVRIDQLLDLGWKFLLPVGLVNLLLTAGLKLAFPVAFGG; translated from the coding sequence ATGGAATCTGGTATTGACTTACAGGGGCAGTTTATTAGTGCATTGGAATCCCTTGGCCTCTCCCATGATCTGGCCAAGCTGCTATGGCTACCCCTGCCAATGTTAATGATGCTCATTGTGGCTACCGTGGGTGTACTGGTGGCTGTTTGGCTAGAACGGAAAATTTCTGCTGCTGTGCAACAGCGTATTGGCCCGGAATACATTGGCCCATTGGGGATTTTGGCACCCTTGGCCGACGGCCTAAAACTGATTTTTAAGGAAGATGTTTTGCCCGCGAATACCGATCGCTGGCTGTTTACCCTTGGGCCAGCGGTGGTCGTGATTCCCGTCTTTTTGTCCTATGTTATTGTCCCCTTTGGCCAAAACCTACTGATCTCCAACTTGGCGATGGGGGTCTTCCTCTGGATTGCCCTCTCCAGTATTGCGCCCATTGGCCTGCTGATGTCGGGCTATGCCTCCAACAACAAATACTCCCTACTGGGGGGACTGCGGGCAGCGGCACAATCCATTAGCTATGAAATTCCCCTTGCCTTGGCGGTGTTGGCAGTGGCCATGATGTCCAATGGCTTGGGCACGGTGGAAATTGTTGAGCAGCAGTCTGAGTATGGCATCCTGAGTTGGAATGTCTGGCGGCAGCCCATCGGCTTTTTGATCTTTTGGATTGCGGCTCTGGCAGAGTGTGAGCGCCTCCCCTTTGACTTGCCGGAAGCCGAGGAAGAACTCGTGGCTGGCTACCAAACAGAGTACGCTGGCATGAAGTTTGCCCTCTTTTACCTTGGTGCCTACGTTAACCTTGTGCTGTCGGCGCTCTTGGTGAGTGTTCTCTACTTCGGTGGTTGGAGCTTCCCCATTCCCCTAGAAACCATTGCCAATCTCCTTGGGGTGAGTGAGAGCAATCCCTTTTTGCAGATTGCCTTTGCGGTGCTGGGGATCACAATGACCCTGATTAAGGCCTACTTCTTTGTTTTTTTGGCGATTCTGCTGCGCTGGACAGTCCCCCGTGTGCGCATTGACCAACTCCTAGACCTTGGTTGGAAATTCCTATTGCCCGTGGGTCTAGTGAATTTGCTGCTGACCGCTGGCTTAAAGCTCGCCTTTCCCGTAGCCTTTGGCGGTTAA